From Paenibacillus sp. V4I7, one genomic window encodes:
- the aguB gene encoding N-carbamoylputrescine amidase, translating to MRNVTVAATQMSCSDNIEENIRQAETLVRQAAAKGAQIILIQELFETPYFCQKEKSDYYHYATELENNKAIKHFREIAKELQVVLPISFYEKKNYARYNSLAVIDADGEVLGLYRKSHIPDGPGYEEKFYFNPGDTGFKVWKTRYAKIGVGVCWDQWYPEAARVMALMGAELLFYPTAIGSEPQDGSIDSKDHWQMCMRGHAAANLMPVIASNRIGKEEDEESSINFYGSSFIAGPQGNMIEEAGRNEETVLVAEFDLDQLEVQRIEWGIFRDRRPDLYKKIATYDGEQVL from the coding sequence TTGAGAAATGTCACAGTAGCAGCAACGCAAATGAGCTGTTCCGATAATATAGAAGAAAACATTCGCCAAGCAGAGACCTTGGTTCGCCAAGCAGCCGCGAAGGGCGCTCAAATTATTTTGATCCAAGAGCTGTTTGAGACACCGTATTTCTGCCAAAAAGAGAAGTCCGACTATTATCATTACGCGACGGAGCTGGAGAACAACAAAGCGATCAAACACTTTCGCGAAATTGCTAAAGAGCTTCAGGTCGTACTGCCGATAAGCTTTTATGAGAAAAAGAATTATGCGCGCTACAACTCGTTAGCAGTCATCGATGCAGATGGTGAAGTGCTTGGCCTTTATCGCAAAAGTCATATCCCTGATGGTCCGGGGTATGAAGAAAAGTTCTATTTTAACCCTGGTGATACCGGGTTCAAGGTTTGGAAAACACGTTATGCCAAAATTGGCGTAGGCGTTTGTTGGGATCAATGGTACCCGGAAGCTGCAAGGGTTATGGCATTGATGGGTGCGGAGCTGCTGTTCTACCCGACCGCTATCGGCTCCGAGCCGCAGGACGGTTCGATCGATTCTAAGGATCACTGGCAAATGTGCATGCGCGGCCACGCCGCGGCGAACTTGATGCCGGTTATCGCGTCGAATCGAATCGGTAAGGAAGAAGATGAAGAATCCAGCATCAACTTCTATGGTTCGTCTTTTATCGCAGGCCCGCAGGGCAATATGATTGAGGAAGCTGGCCGCAATGAGGAAACGGTGCTTGTTGCCGAATTTGACCTCGATCAGCTGGAAGTTCAGCGTATCGAGTGGGGCATTTTCCGTGATCGCCGTCCGGATCTTTACAAGAAAATTGCTACGTATGATGGTGAGCAGGTACTGTAA
- a CDS encoding agmatine/peptidylarginine deiminase, which produces MKPNDLHYRMPAEWTTHERTFISWPVQSSMVYPEDHAVVSKGYADLAKAIAEFEPVTVIVNPADAEQVKAMFDETNVDFLIIPHNDAWFRDNGPTFLLNEQQEIAAVNWKFNAWGGKYAPWDLDDNVAPQILEHHGVKRFDAPLVMEGGSIHVDGEGTLLTTEECLLNTNRNPDLSREQIEEYVKNFVNVEKIIWLNKGLDGDETDGHVDNIACFAAPGKIILQVCNDPEDANYAITQENLEILRNAADAKGRSFEIIQIEQPPLTFFEEQRLTLSYLNFYFVNGGIILPVFGGTAEETDRKAEEVLSAAFPDRRIRTINGMSIIKEGGNVHCTTQQMPASKKG; this is translated from the coding sequence ATGAAACCTAATGATTTACACTATAGAATGCCAGCAGAGTGGACAACACACGAACGTACCTTTATTTCTTGGCCTGTTCAATCTTCCATGGTTTATCCGGAGGATCATGCCGTTGTATCAAAAGGTTATGCTGATTTGGCCAAGGCCATTGCTGAGTTCGAGCCAGTGACCGTGATCGTGAACCCGGCGGATGCTGAGCAAGTTAAGGCAATGTTTGATGAGACGAACGTTGATTTTCTGATCATTCCGCATAACGATGCTTGGTTCCGTGATAACGGGCCGACGTTTTTGTTAAATGAGCAGCAGGAAATCGCAGCTGTGAATTGGAAATTCAACGCGTGGGGCGGCAAATATGCGCCTTGGGATCTAGATGATAACGTGGCTCCGCAAATTTTGGAGCATCACGGTGTGAAGCGTTTTGATGCTCCGCTCGTCATGGAAGGCGGCTCCATTCATGTGGATGGAGAAGGTACGCTTTTGACAACGGAGGAATGTCTCCTGAACACGAACCGCAATCCAGACCTAAGCCGTGAACAAATCGAAGAGTATGTGAAAAACTTCGTCAACGTCGAGAAAATCATCTGGCTGAACAAAGGGCTTGACGGCGATGAAACGGACGGTCATGTCGACAATATTGCTTGCTTCGCGGCTCCAGGTAAAATCATTTTGCAGGTTTGCAACGACCCAGAGGATGCGAACTACGCGATTACACAGGAGAATCTAGAAATTCTGCGCAATGCGGCGGATGCTAAAGGACGTTCTTTTGAAATTATCCAGATCGAGCAGCCTCCTTTAACGTTTTTTGAAGAGCAGCGTCTGACGCTGAGCTATTTGAACTTTTATTTCGTAAACGGCGGCATTATTTTGCCGGTGTTCGGCGGAACGGCAGAAGAGACAGATCGTAAGGCGGAAGAAGTGCTAAGCGCAGCTTTCCCAGATCGCAGAATCCGCACAATAAACGGCATGTCCATCATCAAAGAAGGCGGCAACGTCCATTGCACGACACAACAAATGCCAGCAAGCAAGAAAGGGTGA
- a CDS encoding FMN-dependent NADH-azoreductase has translation MATVLHITAHPHDHQTSFSMAVGKAFIDTYREANPNDEVIPLDLYSIQLPHIDADVFSGWGKLRGGQQFSDLSKEEQTKVGRIGEITDQFVAADKYVFVTPMWNFSFPPLMKAYIDAICIAGKTFKYTETGPVGLLPDKKALHIQASGGVYSEGPAASMEMGHRYLGIIMAFFGITDFQGIFVEGVAQTPDKAPQIKEEAISRAQALAKTF, from the coding sequence TTGGCAACTGTTTTACACATCACAGCACATCCCCATGACCACCAAACATCATTCAGTATGGCTGTAGGAAAAGCCTTTATTGATACCTATCGGGAAGCTAATCCTAATGATGAGGTTATCCCTTTGGACTTGTACAGCATTCAATTGCCGCACATTGATGCCGACGTGTTCAGTGGATGGGGAAAATTAAGAGGCGGTCAACAATTCTCAGATTTGAGCAAGGAAGAACAAACAAAAGTAGGTCGAATCGGCGAAATAACGGATCAGTTTGTAGCAGCGGATAAATATGTATTCGTAACACCAATGTGGAATTTTTCTTTCCCTCCGCTTATGAAAGCCTATATCGATGCTATTTGTATCGCTGGCAAGACTTTTAAGTACACAGAAACCGGCCCCGTAGGCTTGTTACCTGATAAAAAAGCACTGCATATCCAAGCAAGCGGCGGTGTTTATTCGGAAGGACCTGCTGCCTCTATGGAAATGGGACATCGTTATTTAGGTATCATCATGGCGTTCTTCGGCATTACGGATTTCCAAGGAATTTTTGTTGAGGGTGTGGCTCAGACACCGGACAAGGCTCCGCAAATTAAAGAGGAAGCGATTAGCCGTGCCCAAGCATTAGCTAAAACGTTCTAA
- a CDS encoding metallophosphoesterase, which translates to MEKLAIISDIHGNLPAFEAVMKDIQHRHVTEIICLGDLVGKGPHSDLIVDHVREVCNTVIMGNWDDFIGNPTEDLVLLWQQARLGRERMAYLKGLPFCYEFWMSGKFVRLFHASPRSVYERIQPWDQMESRMSMFESSDLCGEPLQADVAGYGDVHNAYLQVLRGKMLFNTGSVGNPLDLTQASYVLLEGNYHSKQPATFNLQHVRVPYDIELAVQQAKDERMPDSDAYILELRTGQYRGKKTKE; encoded by the coding sequence ATGGAGAAACTAGCCATTATTTCAGATATCCATGGTAATTTGCCTGCATTCGAAGCGGTTATGAAGGATATTCAGCATCGGCATGTTACAGAGATCATTTGTCTAGGGGATTTAGTAGGAAAGGGACCCCATTCGGATCTCATTGTTGATCACGTGCGGGAAGTTTGCAACACGGTCATTATGGGAAACTGGGATGATTTCATCGGTAACCCTACCGAAGATCTGGTTTTACTTTGGCAACAGGCTAGGCTTGGGCGCGAACGGATGGCTTATTTGAAAGGGCTGCCTTTTTGCTATGAATTTTGGATGAGCGGGAAGTTCGTGAGGTTATTCCATGCTTCGCCAAGAAGCGTTTATGAACGTATTCAACCGTGGGACCAGATGGAAAGCCGAATGTCGATGTTCGAGTCCTCAGACTTGTGCGGGGAGCCTTTACAAGCCGACGTGGCAGGCTATGGTGATGTTCACAACGCCTATTTGCAGGTTCTTAGGGGTAAAATGCTTTTCAATACCGGAAGCGTAGGGAATCCGCTGGATTTAACACAAGCTTCCTATGTCCTTCTTGAGGGGAATTATCACAGCAAACAGCCTGCGACGTTCAATTTACAGCACGTGAGAGTGCCTTACGACATCGAACTCGCTGTACAGCAAGCGAAGGATGAGCGAATGCCGGATTCAGACGCCTATATCTTGGAATTGCGGACGGGTCAATATCGCGGGAAAAAGACGAAAGAGTAA
- the hmpA gene encoding NO-inducible flavohemoprotein: MLTEQTIRVIKSTVPVLEVHGVTITKRFYDRLFTAHPELLNLFNHANQKQGRQQTALANAVYAAAIHIDRLEAILPAVKQIAHKHRSLGVKAEHYPIVGQHLLAAIKEVLGDAATDEILQAWAEAYGVIADAFISIEAEMYDTSAQQPGGWKDFRPFRVERKNKESDVITSFYLAPQDGGALAAFEPGQYVSIRIQIPGEDHTHIRQYSLSHSPGEIYYRISVKREDHNPAIPAGKASVYLHNQVQEGDVLWLSAPAGDFTLDQKDTRPVVLISGGVGLTPMVSMLHSLATTSPNRQVTFIHAAQNGQHHALRREVEELSKQQPQLTVAWCYEQPTEADAAEQAFHKKGYIDLPWIQSVVPTVEASFYFCGPVPFMKAVNQALREWGVPDSDRHYEFFGPAGTL, from the coding sequence ATGTTAACCGAGCAAACCATCCGAGTTATTAAATCGACAGTCCCCGTACTGGAAGTTCACGGTGTAACGATAACTAAACGTTTCTATGACAGGTTGTTCACAGCTCATCCCGAGCTGCTGAATCTATTCAATCATGCGAACCAAAAACAAGGCCGGCAGCAAACCGCTCTAGCCAACGCTGTGTATGCGGCAGCCATCCATATTGATCGGCTCGAGGCCATTTTGCCTGCAGTGAAACAAATTGCCCATAAGCATCGCAGCCTAGGCGTTAAAGCGGAGCATTATCCGATTGTCGGCCAACATTTGCTTGCAGCCATCAAAGAAGTGCTTGGCGATGCAGCAACTGACGAAATTCTTCAAGCTTGGGCTGAAGCCTATGGGGTCATAGCAGATGCTTTCATCAGTATTGAAGCCGAGATGTATGATACGTCTGCGCAACAACCCGGTGGTTGGAAGGATTTCAGACCCTTCCGAGTCGAACGCAAAAACAAAGAAAGCGACGTCATCACTTCCTTCTATCTGGCACCCCAAGATGGGGGCGCACTCGCAGCATTTGAACCAGGGCAGTATGTGAGTATCCGAATTCAAATTCCAGGGGAAGATCATACCCATATTCGGCAGTACAGCCTTTCGCATTCACCCGGGGAGATTTACTATCGGATCTCAGTAAAACGCGAGGATCACAATCCTGCTATTCCTGCAGGCAAGGCTTCGGTCTATCTGCACAACCAGGTGCAAGAGGGCGATGTGCTCTGGTTGTCCGCGCCAGCTGGTGATTTTACACTGGATCAAAAGGATACTCGGCCTGTCGTACTTATCAGCGGTGGTGTTGGGCTGACACCAATGGTCAGCATGCTTCATAGCCTTGCAACCACGTCGCCGAATCGTCAGGTTACATTTATCCATGCGGCTCAGAACGGTCAGCATCACGCGCTGCGCAGAGAAGTGGAAGAACTTTCCAAGCAGCAACCGCAATTGACTGTTGCCTGGTGCTATGAGCAGCCGACAGAAGCCGATGCAGCGGAACAAGCTTTTCATAAAAAGGGATATATCGATTTGCCTTGGATCCAAAGCGTTGTACCGACTGTGGAAGCTAGCTTTTATTTCTGCGGACCCGTACCGTTTATGAAAGCAGTGAACCAAGCGCTCCGTGAATGGGGTGTTCCCGACTCGGACCGCCATTATGAATTTTTTGGTCCTGCGGGCACCCTGTAA
- a CDS encoding Crp/Fnr family transcriptional regulator translates to MKLHKGEILFRQGDTGPLYQLQSGLLKIVRVHEDGNTTLVNIIVPGETIPHHSLISPSPYYGTAIALITCDIEVLPAAKWYEELERSPEHFRVIARQLQDKLRMMHQRIDQLTEVTPAAKLMKMESWFQHYLGASKLTDVLTQEEIGQFIGLRRETVNRLLRENIKL, encoded by the coding sequence ATGAAACTGCACAAAGGAGAAATACTATTCCGCCAAGGTGACACGGGACCGCTGTACCAGCTTCAAAGCGGTCTGTTGAAAATTGTTCGTGTCCATGAGGACGGGAATACGACACTCGTGAATATCATAGTGCCAGGCGAAACGATTCCACATCATTCGCTCATTAGTCCAAGTCCGTACTACGGAACTGCAATTGCGCTTATCACTTGTGACATAGAAGTGCTTCCTGCTGCGAAGTGGTACGAGGAGCTGGAGCGCAGCCCGGAGCATTTCCGCGTGATTGCGCGTCAATTGCAGGATAAACTGCGCATGATGCACCAGCGTATCGATCAACTGACGGAAGTGACTCCCGCTGCCAAGCTGATGAAGATGGAAAGCTGGTTCCAACACTACCTGGGAGCCTCGAAGTTGACAGACGTGCTGACGCAGGAGGAAATCGGTCAGTTCATCGGGCTTCGCCGGGAGACAGTGAATCGTCTACTGAGGGAGAACATAAAACTGTAA
- a CDS encoding ROK family transcriptional regulator yields the protein MKQTGDLNLVKKINKSIVLHHIRTNSPISRARIAEITGLTKATVSSLVNELIESSVVEEIGVGESSGGRKPMMLLFNGTAGYAIGVDLGVTDILAVLTDLSGKNIREIRVQHDNSSVEKVVQLLKTTIRGLIENAPESVYGIIGIGIGVPGICDESGNLLFAPNLGWENVPLQQQIEETFNIPVVIDNEANAGAVGEKQFGAGKDTANLVYVSIGIGIGAGIIIKGELYRGATGFSGEIGHISIQHDGPKCSCGSLGCWELYASEHALLTQARRELNDDAADLEVLLSKAEAGDPTVIALFERLGYYLGVGVVNIINGYNPEYIILGGRLASAERWLMKPLLALLEKRSLPHPRKQLKVAFSELSDRSTVLGAASFAVATFFVETTVSVERN from the coding sequence ATGAAGCAAACAGGCGATTTGAATCTCGTTAAAAAAATAAATAAATCCATCGTACTACACCATATTCGCACGAATTCTCCAATATCCCGAGCACGGATTGCAGAAATTACAGGGCTGACAAAGGCGACAGTTTCGAGTCTTGTTAACGAATTGATCGAGAGCAGTGTCGTGGAAGAGATTGGCGTTGGTGAATCAAGCGGAGGGCGCAAGCCGATGATGCTGCTTTTTAATGGAACGGCTGGCTATGCCATTGGGGTCGATCTAGGGGTTACTGATATTCTCGCGGTGCTGACGGATTTAAGCGGTAAGAACATCCGGGAGATAAGAGTGCAGCATGACAATTCTTCCGTAGAAAAGGTTGTCCAGCTGTTGAAAACGACCATCCGCGGACTGATAGAAAACGCGCCGGAGAGCGTCTACGGTATTATAGGAATCGGCATCGGAGTGCCGGGTATTTGTGACGAGAGCGGCAATCTGCTGTTCGCGCCGAATCTTGGCTGGGAGAACGTGCCTTTGCAGCAGCAAATCGAGGAGACGTTCAACATTCCGGTTGTTATCGATAACGAAGCGAACGCCGGAGCTGTAGGGGAGAAGCAGTTCGGAGCCGGTAAAGACACGGCGAATCTGGTGTATGTGTCGATCGGCATCGGGATTGGTGCTGGGATCATCATTAAGGGCGAGCTGTACCGCGGGGCGACCGGCTTCTCTGGTGAGATCGGGCACATCTCGATCCAGCACGACGGGCCCAAGTGCAGCTGCGGCAGCTTAGGCTGTTGGGAGCTGTATGCGTCTGAGCATGCGCTCCTCACGCAGGCGCGCCGCGAGCTTAACGATGACGCTGCGGATCTGGAGGTTTTGCTGAGCAAAGCCGAAGCCGGAGATCCAACTGTGATAGCGCTTTTTGAGCGCCTTGGATATTATCTCGGTGTAGGCGTAGTTAATATTATCAACGGATACAATCCCGAATATATTATTCTCGGCGGCCGCTTAGCAAGTGCCGAGAGATGGTTGATGAAACCGCTGCTGGCCCTGCTCGAGAAGCGTTCCCTGCCGCATCCGCGAAAGCAGCTGAAAGTGGCGTTCAGCGAGCTGAGCGATCGGTCGACGGTGCTCGGGGCGGCATCTTTTGCGGTGGCCACATTCTTCGTGGAAACAACGGTTTCGGTAGAGCGGAACTAA